From a single Lolium rigidum isolate FL_2022 chromosome 7, APGP_CSIRO_Lrig_0.1, whole genome shotgun sequence genomic region:
- the LOC124678792 gene encoding FCS-Like Zinc finger 10-like: MLRRMVSDQGPGSGAGAGDAARPRGTGGALFAVPRLFVGLAAAKRSPDGAGESERSPTSPLDPKALLLRSPRSPRTWDSEPVGLGLVVDVALSGTGTGDAASAIPTTCVLSPRLRLKSTPKGCGGGGHSQPELGKTVSCPASATAGMSVPCSRFFHGGDLKSGPEATRSDAAGAHSGAKRHCFHLGEFPGAGSLPTSITAGGRRRFVGSVSASEVEQSEDYTCIIARGPNPKTTHIFGDCILEPQDVAKSGVAAVEMMDGAAKSYLVVKCATETAADAGEDFLSSCFTCKKKLEGSDIYIYRGEKAFCSAECRDKEILIEEEAENNMSMGSPRSSCSSLHEDIFMAGMIVAT; this comes from the exons ATGCTGCGGAGGATGGTGTCGGACCAGGGCCCGGGCTCCGGCGCCggagcaggagacgcggccagGCCCCGCGGCACCGGCGGCGCGCTGTTCGCCGTGCCGCGCCTCTTCGTCGGGCTCGCCGCCGCCAAGCGCTCCCCGGACGGCGCCGGCGAGTCGGAGCGGAGCCCGACGTCGCCGCTCGACCCCAAGGCGCTGCTGCTCCGGTCCCCGCGCTCGCCGCGGACCTGGGACTCCGAGCCGGTGGGGCTCGGCCTCGTGGTGGACGTCGCCCTCTCCGGCACCGGCACAGGCGACGCCGCCAGCGCCATCCCCACGACCTGCGTGCTCAGCCCGCGCCTGCGCCTCAAGTCCACGCCGAAGGGATGCGGCGGGGGCGGCCACTCGCAGCCGGAGCTCGGCAAGACGGTCTCCTGCCCGGCCTCCGCCACGGCCGGCATGTCCGTGCCCTGCAGCAGGTTCTTCCACGGCGGGGATCTGAAGTCTGGTCCGGAGGCCACGCGGTCCGATGCAGCTGGTGCCCACTCCGGCGCCAAGCGGCATTGCTTCCACCTCGGCGAGTTCCCGGGGGCGGGGTCCCTGCCTACCTCTATcaccgccggcggccgccgccggttCGTCGGCTCGGTCTCGGCCAGCGAGGTGGAGCAGTCGGAGGACTACACCTGCATCATCGCCCGCGGCCCCAACCCCAAGACCACCCACATCTTTGGGGACTGCATCCTCGAGCCACAGGATGTTGCCAAGAGCGGCGTGGCCGCCGTGGAAATGATGGACGGAGCTGCCAAGTCCTACCTGGTGGTCAAGTGCGCCACCGAGACCGCCGCCGATGCCGGCGAGGACTTCCTGAGCTCCTGCTTCACTTGCAAGAAGAAGCTGGAGGGCAGCGACATTTACATCTACCG CGGCGAGAAGGCATTCTGCAGCGCCGAGTGCCGTGACAAGGAGATCCTgatcgaggaggaggccgagaacaACATGAGCATGGGCTCCCCTCGCTCGTCCTGCTCGTCCCTGCACGAGGACATCTTCATGGCCGGGATGATCGTGGCGACATGA